In candidate division WOR-3 bacterium, one genomic interval encodes:
- a CDS encoding mucoidy inhibitor MuiA family protein: MRKFLALLVLAINLIFISRSYGAITVNTKVDSVILYPDRAWVFRSGQISFEGVASIRIPDLSGILDDNSVRLTAERLKIGEILIKRSYLETPTGRVKELKDSIKLYEEKEKALTNEEKILEAQEQFLNSIKLAAPEIISKELQGAKIAPQAWSEALNFLATEFSKIKKRSLEILSLKAEYKKKLDSWRKELEEIQAVIENRKDLYAELESKTYDSYSIGLSYIIPYGSNWQVYYELRAQPASSEIEVAYYAKISQRTGEDWEETRVILTTLQAPPISFLPEIYPWRITLAEKETPVLVKQQRAMITEAPMSLEAKAEPVGPVETGISLRYALAGKITVKSGEPAKKFLVTSFKVPAEFEYFAYPKAVELVFLSGKAQNTSEYILLPGEVSTYVGTEYTGKTFLPTINPQESLYLSFGTDSRVKVKREQVRRFTSEVGLFAKRIREEFSYRTLLENYYPKEINIKLTEQVPISEHKDLEVKVIKVEPSGYEENKELGTYTWTKKVAPQARFEVNLEYYLEYPKGKIIKWL, from the coding sequence ATGAGAAAGTTTTTAGCATTGTTGGTATTGGCAATAAATCTTATTTTTATCTCGCGCAGCTATGGCGCAATTACGGTTAACACGAAAGTAGACTCGGTAATCTTATATCCGGATCGGGCCTGGGTCTTTCGGAGCGGTCAGATTAGCTTTGAAGGTGTGGCCTCGATACGAATTCCTGATCTCTCGGGCATACTTGATGACAACTCGGTGCGTCTTACCGCAGAGCGATTAAAAATTGGCGAAATCTTAATTAAACGGAGTTATTTAGAAACACCCACGGGTCGGGTCAAAGAACTAAAAGATAGCATCAAACTGTATGAAGAAAAAGAAAAGGCGCTGACTAATGAAGAGAAGATCCTAGAGGCCCAAGAACAGTTTCTAAATTCGATAAAATTAGCTGCCCCAGAAATTATTAGTAAAGAACTCCAGGGGGCAAAAATTGCCCCTCAGGCTTGGAGTGAAGCCTTAAATTTTCTGGCCACAGAGTTTAGTAAAATCAAAAAACGTTCCCTAGAGATTCTAAGCTTAAAAGCGGAATATAAAAAGAAACTTGATAGCTGGCGTAAAGAGCTTGAAGAAATTCAAGCCGTCATCGAAAACCGCAAGGACTTGTACGCGGAGCTAGAAAGTAAGACTTACGATAGTTATTCAATCGGTCTATCCTATATAATACCCTATGGCTCTAATTGGCAGGTGTATTACGAACTCCGAGCCCAACCGGCCAGTAGTGAGATCGAGGTTGCCTATTATGCCAAAATCAGCCAACGCACCGGTGAGGATTGGGAGGAAACAAGGGTGATCCTGACGACGCTCCAAGCCCCGCCGATCAGTTTCTTGCCGGAGATCTATCCCTGGCGAATTACTTTGGCTGAGAAAGAAACTCCAGTTTTAGTCAAACAACAACGAGCCATGATAACTGAAGCTCCAATGAGTTTAGAAGCTAAAGCCGAACCGGTTGGTCCGGTTGAAACGGGTATTTCGCTCCGCTATGCCTTAGCTGGTAAAATTACCGTAAAATCTGGTGAGCCGGCCAAAAAGTTTCTAGTAACCAGCTTCAAGGTGCCGGCTGAATTCGAATATTTTGCCTACCCGAAAGCGGTTGAGCTTGTGTTCTTGTCGGGCAAAGCCCAGAATACTTCTGAGTATATTCTTCTACCTGGGGAAGTTAGCACCTATGTCGGCACGGAGTATACCGGAAAAACTTTTCTACCCACGATAAATCCGCAGGAGTCGCTTTATTTAAGTTTTGGGACCGATTCCCGAGTCAAAGTTAAGCGGGAACAGGTTAGAAGATTTACTTCAGAAGTTGGGCTATTTGCTAAAAGAATTCGCGAAGAGTTCAGTTATCGCACATTACTTGAGAATTATTATCCGAAAGAGATTAACATAAAACTCACCGAACAGGTTCCAATCTCAGAACACAAGGATCTAGAGGTCAAGGTCATAAAAGTTGAACCCTCAGGTTATGAAGAAAACAAAGAATTAGGCACGTATACGTGGACTAAAAAGGTCGCCCCGCAAGCGCGATTCGAGGTTAATTTAGAATATTATCTAGAATACCCTAAGGGCAAAATTATAAAGTGGCTATAA
- a CDS encoding cobalamin B12-binding domain-containing protein, which produces MKKIRILIAKPGLDGHDRGAKVVARALRDAGFEVIYTGLHQTPEMIVNTAIQEDVDAIGLSILSGAHMTIFPEVLKLLKKKKATDILLFGGGIIPEDDKKKLYKLGIGRLFGPGTDTKEIIDYLKEYFKITD; this is translated from the coding sequence ATGAAAAAGATAAGAATTCTGATTGCGAAACCAGGTTTAGATGGTCATGACCGTGGTGCTAAGGTTGTGGCCCGAGCCTTGCGCGATGCTGGTTTTGAGGTTATTTATACTGGTTTACATCAGACCCCGGAGATGATTGTTAATACCGCAATTCAAGAAGACGTTGATGCTATCGGCCTTTCGATACTATCCGGAGCACACATGACGATTTTTCCTGAGGTGCTTAAATTGCTTAAGAAGAAAAAAGCCACCGATATTCTGCTTTTCGGTGGTGGCATTATTCCTGAGGATGACAAAAAGAAGCTATATAAATTAGGCATCGGTCGACTATTTGGTCCGGGTACCGATACGAAAGAAATTATTGATTATTTGAAAGAATATTTTAAAATCACAGATTAA
- the meaB gene encoding methylmalonyl Co-A mutase-associated GTPase MeaB: MARRSVTELIRDFKRKDIRALSELMTIIENQEEDSYRILSELYPKTPHAWRIGITGPPGAGKSTLVEKLARQFVNNNYTVGIICVDPTSPFTGGAILGDRIRMTSLFLEPKVFIRSMATRGSLGGVAKSTKALCDLLDAFKKDIIIIETIGVGQVELDIADIAYTTIVVLVPEAGDEVQTLKAGLMEIADVFVVNKADRAGADKLIKEINAVLEMQNLVRRPKVIRTIATEGTGIPELYQEILAHRKYLEETGTFAHKHRERIRAEIKELVIKYLSEKIWQDKRIKETFDQAIEKVLMGQETPYEVSARIIKLYNNKK; encoded by the coding sequence ATGGCCAGGCGTAGTGTTACAGAGTTAATAAGAGATTTTAAGCGAAAAGATATCCGGGCATTAAGCGAGTTAATGACGATTATTGAGAATCAAGAAGAGGACAGTTATAGAATTCTTTCCGAGCTATACCCTAAAACTCCCCATGCCTGGCGAATTGGGATTACCGGACCACCGGGGGCTGGTAAGAGCACTTTAGTTGAGAAATTAGCCCGGCAATTTGTGAATAATAATTATACCGTGGGCATTATCTGCGTGGATCCGACATCGCCATTTACTGGTGGCGCGATTTTGGGCGACCGAATCCGAATGACATCCTTGTTTTTAGAGCCGAAGGTTTTTATTCGCAGTATGGCAACCCGCGGTAGTTTAGGCGGTGTAGCTAAAAGCACCAAGGCACTATGCGACCTACTTGATGCTTTTAAGAAAGATATTATAATAATTGAGACGATCGGTGTTGGCCAGGTCGAACTTGATATTGCGGATATTGCCTATACGACGATAGTTGTGTTAGTACCAGAAGCCGGTGATGAAGTCCAAACGCTTAAAGCTGGACTCATGGAGATTGCCGATGTCTTTGTGGTTAATAAGGCCGACCGGGCTGGTGCTGATAAACTTATTAAAGAAATTAATGCCGTCCTTGAGATGCAAAATCTCGTACGTCGGCCCAAGGTGATTAGGACAATTGCCACCGAAGGCACGGGAATTCCTGAGCTCTATCAAGAAATTTTAGCTCATCGGAAATATTTAGAAGAGACTGGAACATTTGCTCATAAACATCGCGAACGAATTAGAGCCGAAATTAAAGAACTAGTAATAAAATATCTCAGTGAGAAAATCTGGCAGGATAAACGGATCAAAGAAACATTTGACCAGGCAATTGAAAAGGTGCTAATGGGCCAAGAAACACCGTATGAGGTAAGTGCAAGGATAATAAAATTATATAATAATAAAAAGTAA
- a CDS encoding nitrilase-related carbon-nitrogen hydrolase: protein MRIGFYQFAPVLGNKVANLEKIERTLNGLNTDLIVLPELATTGYLFKSRAALLPLAEKIPEGETTQLLLKIAQKKNFAIVCGLAEKEQNNLYNSAVLVTPQGKVYTYRKAHLFFEEKLIFKPGNFKYRAVNYKNTKLGIIICFDYMFPEATRSLALDGAEIICHPANLILPFGERVTISRAIENRVFFIMANRVGFEKIGKKQLQFWGRSQIISPTGEILAKAGPDNEEVQIINVYHKLAANKNVTKYNNIFKDRRPDLYYQD, encoded by the coding sequence ATGAGAATTGGTTTCTATCAATTTGCACCGGTGCTTGGTAATAAGGTCGCCAATTTAGAAAAAATTGAGCGCACCCTTAATGGCCTTAATACTGATTTAATTGTGCTACCAGAACTAGCTACTACTGGTTATCTATTTAAATCGCGGGCTGCTCTTTTACCTCTGGCTGAAAAAATTCCTGAGGGTGAAACAACACAACTGCTACTAAAAATTGCCCAGAAAAAGAATTTTGCTATTGTCTGTGGACTTGCCGAAAAAGAGCAGAATAATCTATATAATTCGGCGGTGCTGGTAACCCCACAGGGTAAGGTTTATACCTACCGCAAAGCACATCTCTTCTTTGAAGAGAAATTAATTTTTAAGCCCGGTAATTTCAAATATCGGGCCGTAAATTATAAGAATACTAAATTAGGTATTATCATCTGTTTTGACTATATGTTTCCTGAAGCTACGCGCTCTTTGGCCTTAGACGGAGCTGAAATTATCTGTCATCCGGCGAATCTTATTCTGCCGTTTGGCGAGCGGGTCACAATCAGCCGGGCAATTGAAAACCGAGTGTTCTTTATTATGGCGAATCGTGTGGGTTTTGAAAAAATCGGCAAAAAGCAACTGCAATTCTGGGGCCGAAGTCAAATTATCAGTCCCACCGGTGAAATTTTAGCCAAAGCTGGTCCGGATAATGAAGAAGTTCAGATTATTAATGTCTATCACAAACTGGCTGCGAATAAGAATGTCACTAAGTACAATAATATCTTTAAGGACCGCCGACCCGACCTTTATTATCAAGATTAG
- a CDS encoding aldehyde dehydrogenase family protein, producing the protein MAKIYYNLIGGKYKPANSGKTYKNINPANTDDVIGLFPLSDETDVYEAVEAAKKAYEKWRKVPAPKRGEIIRRATEILIKRKEELARLMTREMGKVLKETRGDVQEAIDTGLYAAGEGRRLFSYTVPSELPNKMGFVIRQPMGVWGIITPWNFPMAIPSWKIFPAILCGNTVVFKPATYTPASAHEFVRALVEAGLPDGVVNIVYGSGGAVGEAIINHPDICGVSFTGSSEVGKRIAEVCGKTLKRCSLELGGKNAQIVMDDADLELALDGVLWGAFGTTGQRCTATSRLILHEKIYNKFLAMLKERTERLRVGDGLDEKTEVGPCVSEAQRETVHKYVQIGLEEGAKLVCGGKPLTSGKYKKGYFYAPTIFADVKPQMRIAQEEIFGPVLSVIKVKSFDEAITVLNNTRYGLSSSIYTKNINLAMRAIENIEAGITYVNAPTIGAECHYPFGGVKETGNGHREGGWTVYDIFSELKTVYIDYSGSLQKAQIDTWKD; encoded by the coding sequence ATGGCCAAGATATATTATAACCTAATCGGTGGTAAATATAAACCAGCTAATTCTGGTAAAACTTATAAAAATATTAATCCTGCTAATACCGACGATGTTATTGGTCTTTTTCCACTCTCTGACGAAACCGACGTGTATGAAGCCGTCGAAGCAGCCAAAAAAGCCTACGAGAAGTGGCGTAAAGTGCCGGCTCCGAAACGCGGAGAGATTATCCGGCGAGCCACCGAGATTTTAATTAAGCGCAAGGAAGAACTAGCTCGACTGATGACCCGCGAGATGGGTAAGGTGTTAAAAGAGACCCGGGGCGATGTGCAGGAAGCGATTGATACTGGGCTTTATGCGGCCGGTGAAGGCCGGAGGCTTTTCTCGTATACGGTACCCTCGGAATTGCCCAATAAAATGGGGTTTGTGATTCGCCAACCGATGGGTGTTTGGGGCATCATTACACCGTGGAACTTTCCGATGGCGATTCCTTCCTGGAAGATCTTTCCGGCAATCTTGTGTGGTAATACCGTAGTCTTTAAGCCAGCCACTTATACTCCAGCTAGTGCTCACGAGTTTGTGCGGGCCTTAGTCGAAGCTGGTTTGCCTGATGGCGTAGTAAATATCGTGTATGGCTCGGGCGGTGCGGTTGGGGAGGCAATTATTAATCATCCTGATATCTGCGGCGTCAGTTTTACCGGTTCATCTGAAGTTGGCAAGCGGATTGCCGAGGTCTGCGGCAAGACTTTAAAGCGCTGTTCATTAGAGCTGGGCGGCAAGAATGCTCAGATTGTAATGGATGATGCTGACTTAGAGTTAGCCTTAGATGGTGTTCTTTGGGGGGCATTTGGGACGACCGGTCAACGCTGCACAGCAACCTCACGTCTCATCTTACACGAAAAGATTTACAATAAATTTTTAGCCATGCTGAAAGAACGTACTGAAAGATTACGGGTTGGTGATGGTCTGGACGAGAAGACCGAGGTCGGACCATGTGTTTCTGAGGCGCAGCGCGAGACTGTGCATAAATATGTTCAGATTGGTCTAGAAGAAGGAGCCAAACTAGTTTGCGGTGGAAAACCCTTGACTAGTGGTAAGTATAAAAAAGGCTATTTCTATGCGCCAACAATTTTTGCTGATGTTAAACCGCAGATGCGCATTGCTCAGGAAGAGATCTTCGGGCCAGTGCTTTCAGTCATTAAAGTAAAAAGCTTTGATGAAGCGATCACTGTGCTTAATAACACAAGGTACGGACTTTCCTCATCGATCTATACTAAAAACATTAACTTGGCGATGCGGGCAATTGAGAATATCGAAGCCGGTATCACTTATGTCAATGCGCCAACCATCGGTGCGGAATGCCATTATCCTTTTGGTGGTGTTAAAGAGACCGGTAACGGTCATCGCGAGGGTGGTTGGACAGTTTATGATATCTTCTCCGAGCTAAAGACTGTGTATATTGACTATTCGGGTAGTCTTCAGAAGGCCCAGATTGATACCTGGAAAGATTAG
- a CDS encoding acyl-CoA carboxylase subunit beta, translating into MRMDDAIRKLNELRKEAELGGGEDKIKKQHEQGKLTARERIDYLVDSGSFIEFDAFVTHRIYDFGMQERKILGDGVVSGVAKIAGRDVAIFSHDFTVFGGTLSEAFGLKVMKIMDLALKLGIPIIGLNDSGGARIQEGVVSLAAYAEIFWRNTQASGVIPQISAIMGPCAGGAVYSPALTDFIFMVRKTSYMFITGPEVVKAVTHEDVTFDELGGAEIHATKSGIAHFVYDNDQECLDGIKKLLSYLPQNNLEDPPEVTSEDDPEREVPELNEVIPDDSNKPYVMRNVILKIVDYDSFFEVHKDYAPNIIVGFARLDGEVVGIVAQEPSIMAGVLDIHSSIKAARFIRFCDCFNIPIITFEDVPGFLPGVSQEHGGIIKHGAKLLYAYCEATVPKITVITRKSYGGAYCVLGSKQVRADINLAWPTAELAVMGPEGAVNIIFRKELAEAQNPQELRQKLIEEYRNKFANPYVAASRGYIDDIIEPAKTRKELIKYLKLLRTKRERTPPRKHGNIPL; encoded by the coding sequence ATGCGAATGGATGATGCCATTAGGAAACTTAATGAGCTTAGAAAAGAAGCAGAACTCGGTGGTGGCGAGGATAAGATAAAAAAACAACACGAGCAAGGGAAATTAACAGCTCGCGAACGGATTGATTATTTAGTCGATTCTGGAAGTTTCATAGAGTTTGATGCTTTTGTGACGCATCGGATTTACGATTTTGGTATGCAAGAACGCAAGATTTTAGGCGATGGTGTTGTAAGTGGTGTAGCCAAAATTGCTGGCCGGGATGTTGCGATATTTTCTCATGATTTTACAGTATTTGGTGGCACCTTATCTGAGGCTTTCGGTCTTAAGGTGATGAAAATAATGGATCTAGCCTTAAAATTAGGTATTCCGATAATTGGGCTGAATGATTCCGGTGGGGCTCGCATCCAAGAAGGAGTGGTGAGCCTAGCTGCTTATGCCGAGATTTTCTGGCGCAACACTCAAGCTTCAGGGGTGATCCCGCAGATTTCGGCAATTATGGGTCCTTGTGCTGGTGGTGCCGTATATTCCCCGGCGCTAACTGATTTTATCTTTATGGTGAGAAAGACCAGTTATATGTTTATTACCGGGCCAGAGGTTGTAAAAGCTGTAACCCATGAAGATGTGACCTTTGATGAACTAGGCGGGGCTGAGATTCATGCCACGAAATCTGGCATTGCTCATTTTGTGTATGACAATGATCAAGAATGTTTAGATGGTATTAAGAAGCTTCTCTCGTATCTACCCCAAAATAATTTAGAAGACCCACCTGAAGTGACAAGTGAAGATGATCCAGAACGGGAAGTGCCTGAGCTTAACGAAGTTATTCCTGACGACTCTAATAAGCCATATGTAATGCGCAATGTGATTCTAAAAATTGTGGACTATGACTCATTTTTTGAAGTGCACAAAGATTATGCTCCGAATATTATCGTTGGTTTTGCTCGCCTGGATGGCGAGGTGGTGGGAATTGTTGCCCAGGAGCCTTCGATCATGGCCGGAGTGTTAGATATTCACTCCTCGATTAAAGCCGCTCGGTTTATTAGATTTTGTGACTGCTTTAATATTCCGATTATTACCTTTGAAGATGTGCCCGGTTTTTTGCCCGGTGTAAGTCAGGAACATGGGGGTATTATCAAGCATGGAGCTAAATTACTTTATGCCTATTGCGAAGCCACTGTGCCAAAAATTACGGTGATTACCCGGAAATCATATGGTGGCGCCTATTGTGTATTAGGTTCTAAGCAGGTTCGGGCTGATATTAATCTAGCTTGGCCAACAGCCGAACTTGCGGTAATGGGACCAGAGGGTGCCGTGAATATCATTTTTCGCAAAGAGTTGGCTGAGGCGCAAAATCCTCAGGAACTTCGTCAAAAGTTAATCGAAGAATACCGCAATAAATTTGCTAATCCTTATGTTGCGGCAAGCCGGGGCTATATCGACGATATTATTGAGCCAGCTAAGACCCGTAAAGAGTTAATTAAGTATCTTAAATTATTAAGAACCAAACGCGAGCGGACTCCGCCGCGCAAACACGGGAATATTCCTTTGTAA
- a CDS encoding methylmalonyl-CoA mutase family protein, translated as MEIINRCVINDRTISGLPIKIVYVPQDIANLDYERDLGMPGKYPFTRGIRETMYRGRLWTMRQFSGFGTAKDTNKRYKFLLAHGETGLSVAFDFPTLYGRDSDDPLSRGEVGKCGVAVSSLADMETLFEDIPLDKVSTSMTINGPAAVIWAFYIVTAEKQGVKSHLLRGTIQNDILKEYIAQKSWLFPPQPSMRIITDIMAFAAKEVPKWNTISISGYHIREAGSTAVQELAFTLKDGFTYVEEGIKAGLDVDTFAPRLSFFFNSHLDFFEEIAKFRAARRIWAREMRNTYKAQKEESWLMRFHTQTAGCSLTAQQPENNIVRTAYEALAAVLGGTQSLHTNSMDETWALPTEKAVLIALRTQQILAYETGVANVIDPLGGSYYIEALTNKLEEEAYKYFKKIDELGGMIKAIEMGYPQREIANAAYEYQKAIEEKRRILVGVNDFIIPDEVLEIPILKIDPRVEEEQCRRLRELRRKRDNNKVQKTLKELKKVAQSKENIMYPILDCARAYATLGEICGVLKEVFGVYKEPVMF; from the coding sequence ATCGAAATTATTAATCGGTGTGTAATCAACGACCGGACAATCTCGGGTTTGCCGATTAAAATTGTGTATGTGCCGCAGGATATTGCCAATCTCGATTATGAGCGCGATTTAGGAATGCCTGGTAAGTATCCTTTTACTCGAGGCATTCGCGAGACGATGTATCGAGGTCGGCTATGGACCATGCGCCAGTTTTCCGGCTTTGGCACAGCCAAGGATACCAACAAGCGCTACAAGTTTTTATTGGCACATGGTGAGACCGGGCTCTCGGTGGCTTTTGATTTTCCAACCTTATACGGACGAGATTCAGATGATCCGTTAAGCCGCGGTGAAGTTGGCAAATGCGGAGTGGCGGTTTCCTCGTTGGCGGACATGGAAACTCTTTTTGAAGATATCCCATTAGATAAAGTTTCAACCTCGATGACGATTAACGGTCCAGCTGCAGTAATCTGGGCATTTTACATCGTGACTGCTGAGAAACAAGGGGTTAAATCGCACCTCTTACGCGGCACAATTCAAAACGATATTTTAAAAGAATATATTGCTCAGAAATCTTGGCTTTTTCCACCTCAGCCCTCAATGCGCATCATTACCGATATTATGGCCTTTGCGGCTAAAGAAGTGCCTAAGTGGAACACAATCTCAATCTCCGGCTATCATATTCGGGAAGCCGGCTCAACCGCTGTGCAGGAGCTAGCCTTTACTCTAAAAGATGGTTTTACCTATGTGGAGGAGGGTATTAAAGCCGGTTTGGATGTTGATACTTTTGCCCCGAGACTTTCGTTTTTCTTTAACTCGCACCTAGATTTCTTTGAAGAAATTGCCAAGTTTCGAGCTGCTCGCCGAATTTGGGCTCGAGAGATGCGCAATACTTATAAAGCTCAGAAAGAAGAATCCTGGTTGATGCGTTTTCATACTCAAACCGCTGGCTGTAGTTTGACTGCCCAGCAACCTGAGAATAATATTGTGCGCACTGCTTACGAAGCTTTAGCCGCAGTTTTAGGTGGTACGCAAAGTCTTCATACCAATTCCATGGACGAAACTTGGGCATTACCTACCGAAAAAGCGGTCTTAATTGCCTTACGCACTCAGCAAATCTTAGCCTATGAGACTGGCGTTGCCAATGTTATTGACCCCTTAGGTGGTTCCTATTATATTGAAGCCTTAACAAATAAATTAGAAGAAGAAGCCTATAAATATTTCAAGAAAATCGATGAACTTGGAGGAATGATTAAGGCGATAGAGATGGGGTATCCGCAACGCGAGATCGCTAATGCTGCTTATGAATATCAAAAGGCAATTGAGGAGAAACGGCGAATCCTTGTTGGCGTCAATGATTTTATAATTCCCGATGAGGTCCTGGAAATCCCGATTCTAAAAATCGATCCTCGAGTGGAAGAAGAACAATGCCGACGTCTTCGCGAACTGAGACGCAAGCGCGATAATAATAAGGTCCAAAAGACCTTAAAGGAACTTAAAAAGGTCGCGCAGAGTAAAGAAAATATTATGTATCCAATTTTAGATTGTGCTCGAGCCTATGCGACCTTGGGCGAGATTTGTGGCGTCTTAAAAGAAGTTTTTGGGGTGTATAAAGAACCAGTAATGTTTTAA
- the cobO gene encoding cob(I)yrinic acid a,c-diamide adenosyltransferase, whose protein sequence is MVQVYTGDGKGKTTAAIGQAIRALGHGHKVLMIQFMKGDPSYGEVKFLKKLKNFKLVQSGLPTFVKKGQPTEADLKMAEAGLKLAEKFIATNKYQMIILDEINIAIDYGLVDLARVLELIKKCPANTELVLTGRYAPQELIELADLVSEVKEIKHPYQKGIVSRKGIDY, encoded by the coding sequence ATGGTTCAGGTCTATACCGGTGATGGCAAAGGCAAAACAACTGCAGCGATTGGCCAAGCGATTCGGGCATTAGGTCATGGTCATAAAGTACTGATGATTCAATTTATGAAAGGCGACCCCAGTTATGGTGAGGTCAAATTTCTTAAAAAACTGAAGAATTTCAAGCTGGTGCAATCCGGTCTGCCAACCTTTGTAAAAAAAGGTCAGCCCACCGAAGCGGATCTAAAAATGGCTGAGGCTGGACTGAAATTGGCTGAGAAATTTATTGCCACCAACAAGTATCAAATGATCATCCTCGATGAGATTAATATTGCCATTGATTACGGCTTAGTTGATTTGGCTCGGGTGCTTGAGTTGATCAAAAAATGTCCAGCTAATACTGAGCTAGTGCTGACCGGTCGTTATGCGCCCCAAGAGCTTATCGAGCTTGCCGATTTAGTCAGCGAAGTCAAAGAAATTAAACATCCGTATCAAAAAGGTATTGTCAGCCGTAAGGGAATCGATTATTAA
- a CDS encoding FlgD immunoglobulin-like domain containing protein: MIIAEISSTIVVPPFAHTLGFYRASRFYIELYLGDQFSLSNPQGITGAKMIEEDNPNTSTDDHILTLFAVNSGTGQILYNVGLTNLKVYGKLGNKAGEFYQPMGITTNPRGDVYVADCGNNRIVKLKYTNRELRYLGVIYDSFNQPTDVALDYNNNLYVVDSKNSRIVVYDSLGNYLYEWRREFQEPTAIAIIDKDDPYNYWKEDFIVVIDQGHKRILKLSRSGQLLAMTDARAIGLLEAQFMYCAIDRYANIYVTDLINHEVHKFDRNLAYIISVGGASADKVTFSEPRGIFIWKRFGQVFIADNSGGAYYWLSTDGFIIGCFPNKLDSIKTQTTIALYLTDLSEVQINITDAQGNLVRNLIIDNYLPPGEALIAWDGRDNSGQFIPRGEYTINVTLLPTYPAQRRYFKKELSTKIKKV; this comes from the coding sequence ATGATAATTGCCGAGATAAGTTCTACGATTGTTGTGCCGCCGTTTGCCCATACTTTGGGATTTTATCGGGCATCAAGGTTTTATATCGAACTTTATTTGGGTGATCAGTTTAGCTTAAGTAACCCCCAGGGCATTACGGGCGCTAAAATGATTGAAGAGGATAACCCTAATACCTCAACCGATGACCATATCCTGACACTTTTTGCCGTCAATTCCGGCACTGGTCAAATTCTTTATAATGTGGGCCTGACTAATCTTAAAGTCTATGGTAAGCTGGGAAATAAAGCCGGCGAGTTTTATCAGCCGATGGGTATTACCACTAATCCCCGAGGCGATGTTTATGTTGCTGATTGTGGTAATAATCGGATAGTCAAGCTAAAATACACCAACCGCGAGCTGAGATATCTCGGGGTAATTTACGATTCGTTTAATCAACCGACTGATGTGGCATTAGATTATAATAATAACCTGTATGTGGTAGACTCAAAAAATTCCCGAATTGTGGTATATGATTCGTTAGGCAATTATCTGTATGAATGGCGCCGAGAATTTCAAGAGCCGACCGCAATCGCGATTATTGATAAGGATGATCCCTATAACTATTGGAAAGAAGATTTTATTGTCGTGATTGACCAAGGCCATAAGCGCATTCTGAAACTGTCCCGTAGTGGCCAGCTGTTAGCCATGACTGATGCTAGAGCGATCGGACTTCTTGAAGCTCAGTTTATGTATTGCGCAATTGATCGGTATGCAAATATTTATGTCACAGATCTAATTAACCATGAAGTCCATAAATTTGACCGAAACTTGGCTTATATTATTTCTGTCGGTGGCGCAAGTGCCGATAAGGTAACATTTAGCGAACCAAGGGGAATTTTTATCTGGAAACGATTTGGTCAAGTTTTTATTGCTGATAACAGCGGTGGGGCTTATTATTGGCTTTCTACTGATGGTTTTATTATTGGCTGTTTTCCGAATAAACTGGACTCAATCAAAACCCAGACCACTATTGCCTTATATCTTACCGATCTATCTGAAGTCCAAATCAATATCACAGACGCCCAAGGTAATCTGGTGCGTAATCTCATAATTGACAATTATCTGCCACCGGGCGAAGCACTAATTGCCTGGGATGGTCGTGATAACTCAGGACAGTTTATTCCTCGTGGTGAATACACTATTAATGTGACCTTACTTCCGACTTATCCGGCTCAGCGCCGATATTTTAAAAAAGAGTTAAGCACCAAAATTAAAAAAGTATGA